DNA from Candidatus Cloacimonas acidaminovorans str. Evry:
TTCACTTTTTCCCTTAATCTTTTTTTTGTTATTTCATTAAATATAGATATAGAAATTCAGTCAAGGGAAAAGTAAGAGGGTAGAGAGGTTTTAACTTACAATTTTCACTTTCCCTCCCAATAATCATTACCCCACCAACTATTACACTTACAACCGAGCAATTACTGGTTCATAAATTAAAAAATTGTAAGTTAAAACAAAATATATTGTCGCTTCCCCCTATATTTTAATGTTGTTTATTGTGCCCAAACGCATTATTATATCTTTAGCGCAAACAAAAGGAGGAGAAAAATGAAGCTTCAATATTTGGGACATTCGGCTTTTCTGTTTTCAGATAGCCAAAATCGTACAATCCTTATAGACCCTTTTTTAACAGGTAATCCCCTGGCACCTGTAAAAGCCAGTCAAGTGAAAGCGGATTATATCATTCTTACTCATGCTCATTCCGATCATATAGGTGATGCATTAACCATAGCAGATAAGCGAAAAACTACAATTATCTGTGTTGTAGAGCTTGCTTCCATAATTTCCAAAAATGGCTATAATACTCATCCTCTACAAATAGGAGGTGCTTTTCAATTTCCTTTCGGTAAAGTAAAAATGGTTACCGCTTTTCATGGTTCTGCAACCTCTAACGGTCTTTATGCCGGTTTAGCTGCGGGAGTAGTTTTCAAATTGGACCATAAAACCATTTATCATTGTGGTGATACAGGCATTTTTGGAGATATGAAATTGATTGGAGAGATTGATAAAATTGATGTTCTCCTGATTCCTATAGGTGGCAATTATACAATGGATATTGATGATGCTGTGCGTGCCGTCAGTTTGATTCAGCCGGAATTGGCTATTCCTATGCACTATAATACTTTTGATTTAATTAGAGCTAATCCGCAGGAATTCGTGGATAAAATTACTGCTAACGGTTTTGCAGGAAAGGTGTTAAAGCCAGGAGAAGAACTCCAGTTTTCCTAATTGTTTTACTGCGTGAAGACAAAAACGGGATGACAAATTCCGAGGGGGTAAAAGAAATTGAGTTTTTTGTATAATAATCCGCCAACCCTTTTAGCAATGGGGAATTTATTTAATACATTTTAATTATATCTAACTAAAAACACTTCTTCCTTAATAGCATTGCTTACCCATTGCTTACCCATTACGGATGGCATTAGTAATGGGTAAGCAATGCTTCAGTAATGCTATTGGATGAAAGAGAATAGAAATAATAGTAAACATTATTTCTCCTCTCTTTAATCATATATTGTAGTAAAAATTCTGGAGGCATTACAGTTAGATAACGACGGTTTGTTTTAGCCCAAATAATGCGGTTTGTTTGAAAGCCCGAAGGTAATTTCCCTTTCATTTTTTTCCAATACATTATTGGAGTTTAACATTACAATTTTGGGCTTTGATAAATATGCTTTATCTTGATTGATGAGGACTTCAACCTTCCGAGTAGTTTTCCTTTTTTCCTTGACAATTCTTTATCCTTGGTAAACAAAGAAAAAAAGTTAATAAGACCCTTTTTTATCAGACATAAGCTTTTGCTAAATGATGAATTAGATAAACGGAGTAAACAATGAAAAAAACGGTTTGGTTAATTATTGCCATCGTAATTTTGATGGGTCTGGTTGGTTGTAAAAAAAAGGAAGAAAAATTACCCAGCCAGGAAACAGCATCCGCTATCACAACTTATGCTCCTCTGCCTTCATTTAAAGAGGTTTTTAGAGTTCTGGATCAACTTCAGGTAAAAGATATTTCAGCTGCCGTTCCTGCTGATCTTTATAAAACCAAGCAAGAAGAGGTTCGTAACGCTTTTTCCTTAGGTTTACTAACGGCAGATGCTACTTTAGCTGCTAAAGGTCATAATAAAAAGCGCCTGAGTCAGATTTCTTCCAGGATGATGGATTTAACCACTCTTCTGGGTTTGGAGGAAGAAGTAAATCAAATGAGTGCCGAACTGAAAAATTTGCTTGAAAAAGAACAATGGACTGAACTGGAAACCGCTTTGGATACTCACAAGAAAAAAGTGGAAGATAAGCTCTGGGAAATGGAAAGTTTTGATAACTACACTCTGCTGCTTCTCGGCGGTTGGATTGAAGCTACCAATCGCGTTGCCTGGCTTATAAAACAGGATTACTCTGCAGAAAAAACCAAGGCATTGAACCAAAAAGGCACATTCAACAGCTTAATCGGTAATTTGAAAAATATCAAAGCAGAACATATTACCAGTCAACCTGAATTTCAAGAGGTTTTAGGTTTGATGGAACAGCTTAAAGCGGTTATTGATGCCGATAAAGAAAAGACATATACTCCGGAACAGCTGGATCAAATAATTTCGCTGACTAATCAGATTAAAGAGACCTTTAAAAAGTAATTTCTGCTATTATTATGTTACAATCAGGTTGGGAAAAAGCAAGATTTAAGGATTGCTGATATTACTTTCCCAACCTTATTATCTATGGCTGTTCTATTGAATTCTGATGGAACAGATACAGAATAATGGATTTTTTTGAACTTTGTGGCAAATTGTGGTTTGCCATCCTGCAAAAAACTAAAAGGAAGATAATGAAAAAAGTAATACTAATTTCGGGTATTCTATTCTTTTCCACCCTGTTATTTGCCCAATCCACCTTTTTTTGGATTGAAGATGTTCCCTGGGATGATGGAAAGGCGCTAAACATTAAAGCAAATGTTCCTGCCGATACTGTCTATCTGCAAAAAGCTTTGGAAGATGGAACCTGGGAAACAATTTACACCGGTAGAGGAAGGTCTCTTTCCTTTACGCAAAATGAACTCAATCCTGATATTAAATACAGATACCGTTTGCTGGTTCCGCGTCCTGCATTTAATGATACCATATTTTTTATGGCAGAAGCTCAACCAAAGGAACAATGGTTCTATCTGCACAAGCTTTCCTATCTTTTAATTCTGCTTGCTGTTTCCATTGCTATTATCTATTATGTACAAAATGCTCGCAAAGGAAAGGAATATTATATTCGCAGGATTAGCGGTCTGGATTGTATTGAGGATTCCATTGGCAGGGCTACGGAAAAAGGAAAACCCATTCTTTTTGTTCCCGGAATTATGGATTTGGATGATATTCAAACTATTTCCAGTTTAACCATCTTAAGCCATTTGGCTCATAAAGCGGCGGAATATGATACGGAAATAATTGTTCCCTGCAGGTTTTCTATGGTTTTATCCGCTGCCCGAGAAGTAGTAAAAGAAGCATATATCAAAGCTGAAAAGCCCGATGCTTACAATCAGGATAGGATTTTTTACTTAACCGATGATCAATTTGGTTATGTAGCAGGAATTGATGGAATTATGGTACGCGAACAGCCAGCAGCCAATTTTTTCCTCGGAAGTTTTTATGCCGAATCCTTAATTTTAGCTGAAACCGGTTTTAGTACAGGCGCAATTCAAACGGCTGGAACCGCTCAGGCAAGTCAATTACCCTTTTTTGTGGTCTCTTGTGATTACACTTTGATTGGAGAAGAACTTTTTGCCGCTTCCGCTTATCTTTCGCGTGATCCGCAACAGCTGGGTTCTTTAAAGGGTCATGATTTCGGTAAACTTTTAGTAATTCTATTAATTATAGCTGGAGTAATAACAGAAATGTCTGGCTGGCATTGGTTTAAAGCATTTTTTGAGGGGGCACAATGAAGTATAAAATCCCTCTTGTCTTTGCCTTTGTATGTGGAATTCTTGTAGTTATTTCCGAATTTATTCCCCACCGTCCTTTCAATATGCTGATTACCACTTTGCAGGATTGGTTTATGATTATTTCCGGTTTTGCCATTCTTTTAGGGCAAATCAGTTTGTTTCAGGCAAACATTAAAAAAATCAAAGAAAAAAACAAGGACTGGCCCTTTTACCTCGCGGGTCTGATTAGTTTTACTGTAATGTTAATTTTTGGCTTGCTGTGGGGAACTCAGGAATATAGAGGAATTTTTGGTCAAGGAGAAAAAATCCAGGCAACGGTAGGAATGAAACCCTTTGATTATCTGTTTGCCAATGCTTTTATGCCACTATCGTCAACAATGTTTTCCCTGCTGGCATTTTTTATTGCTTCAGCTGCTTATCGTGCTTTTATTATTCGTAGTTTTGAATCCAATCTATTAATGATTACGGCTGTAATAGTAATGTTAGGAAGAACCAGTTTTGGTGGAATGCTTACTTCCTGGCTTCCAGAAGGGCTTAAATTTTTACATCTTCCCAATTTGAGCGATTTTATTATGGAATTTCCCAATTCTGCAGCTCAAAGGGCAATTCTGATTAGCGCTGCTTTAGGAATAATAGGAAGCAGTTTAAGGATTATTCTTGGTATTGAAAGATCCTATCTGGGAGGCGAAAAATGAGCGCTAATAAAAATACCCAAACCGAACGCAGAATAATCTATTTAGTCCTTTTAGTTGCAGTTGCTCTGCCCCTTATTTTTCCTATCGGCTGGAAAACAGAGGTCTCCAGCTACACAAAAATGGCTTGGGAACTGATTCAAAATACCCCGGATTCTTCAGTTGTAGTTTTCTCCTTTGATTATGATCCTTCTACCCTAACAGAAATTCAACCAATGGCAGAAGCAATGCTGGAACATTCTTTTTCCCGCAATCAAAAAATTATTGCTGTGGCTCTTTGGCCTCAAGGTGTGCAAATGGCAGACCAGGCATTTACTGTAGCCCTTAAAAAATATCCTGAGAAAAAATATGGTGTGGATTATGTTAATTTGGGCTACAAAGTTGCAGGCATTGTTGCTATTCAAGCAATGGGAAAATCAATGCAAGAGGTTTTTCCCTCCGATCAAAGCGGGACAAAATATGAAAATATTCCAATGCTGAAAAAGGTTAAAACCCTGAAAGATGTTGCCTATATTTGTTCCCTTTCCAGTGGAACTCCAGGAATTAAAGAATGGGTTATGGCTGCCCGCGATCCTTTAGGAACTCCTGTTACAGGCGGAACTACAGCAGTTAGCGCTCCTGGTTTATTACCTTATGTAAATAGCCAGAAACAACTTTACGGCTTGCTGGGTGGACTTAAAGCTGCCTCAGAATATGAAACCCTGATCAATAAAATTGGCAGCGCTACTATCAAAATGGATGCACAGTCCATTGCTCATCTGCTGATTTTAGTTTTCATCATTATCGGAAATATAAAAGCTTTCTATAGCAGAAAAAGGGGTGCACAATGAGCGGATTTATGACTACCTTCGGACTTTGGCTATCAGTATTCTTCACTTTAAGCATCTTCAGCTTTCTCTATAAGGATAATCCTTTCTATAAACTCTCCGAACAAATTTTCGTAGGTCTTTCCGCTGCCTACTGGTTGGTCTATTTATATTATAGCGTTATGGTTCCCAATCTGTTCAATAAACTCTTTACCGATTTTAAGGGAAACCTGATTTTGCTTATTCCTACCGCTTTGGGTTTGATGATGCTGCTGCGCTTAATTCCAAAAGCGCAATGGCTTAGCCGTTATCCCATTGCAATTATGATTGGCACTTCTGCCGGCATTAATATGGTACGCTATGCTAAGACAGACCTTTTGGGACAAATCAGCGCTACAATGATCAATCCCTTTGCTTCCGATAATGTTATAACTGTAATCGGTAATATACTTTTGATTGTAGGAACCATCTGCGGTGTTTATTTCTTCTATTTCAGCAAAAAACAGGAAGGCATCAGAGCTGTTCCTTCCAAACTGGGAATCTGGTTTTTGATGATTAGTTTTGGCGCTTCTTTTGGCTATACGGTTATGGCTCGTATCTCTTTATTGATAGGACGGCTGGAATTTTTGCTGAAGGATTGGCTGCACATCATTAAGTGAAGCAGTGAAATGACCAAAAATAAAGATTCAGCAATGCTATTTAATGATGTTTTTAACAATGTTCTACCCTTCAGAAATCTGATAATGCGTCTAAGCAAAATCGCTAAAGTTATCCATCAACAAGGTTGGGCTGAAGCTAATGCCGGAAATATTTCTATCCGTATATCCAATTTGCTGCTACCCTTTATCAGGACAAACAGTTGGGAAAATTCCTATCCATATCAGGATTGGTTCCTTGTTTCCAGAACTGGCAGCCGTTTTCGGGATTTTAGTGATGAACCGGAGAACTGTTTAATGATAATCGGTATTGATAAAGAAGAACATTACTTTCCTGATACTGCCAAACCTACTTCCGAATGGCTCTGTCACCGTAAACTGCAAGAAATGAATAAAAATACTAATGTATCTTGTCTTCTGCACACTCATCCCACGGAAGTTATCGCTCTTTCCCATACCTCCGTTTTTCAGAATAATAAGCAATATCCCCAACGCCTGAATGAATACTTATTTGAGGCACTTCCGGAAATACAATTATTCCTTCCCCAAGGAATTGCTGTGGCTGATTATGCTCCTCCCGGAACTTTAGAATTAGCAGAAAAAAGCTGTGAATCCATCCAAGATAAACAGGCACTTATCTGGGAAAAACATGGTCTCCTCGTTCTGGCTGAAAACATAGATATTGCCTTAGACCTTACCGAAGTAATCAATAAAGCTGCAAAACTGTGGCTGCTAAAAGGTCTGAAGAACTGAAGTTAATGAAAAAGGAGAAAAAAATAGAACGCAGATAACTGGATCAACAGGATCAGCTGGATTTTGAGAATGACTAATAGAACACAGATAACTGGATCAACTGGATCATCAGGATTTTATGCTTGTTATAGTGTAAAACATCTTGAATTAAAATCCCTTAAATCATGATAATCCTGTTCATCCCAGACCTATTGTATCTGCGTAATCTGCGTAATCTGCGTTATCTGCGTGCTCTTTATTTTACTCAGTGTCCTCAGTGTCCTAAGTGTCTTCAGTGGTTATTTTTCTCTTTTGAATCTATGAGAGTTAAAAAAAGAGTTTACTGCTTTTTGATTTAACTACTCAGCAATAAACTCACTTTCTTTTTGTCTCTTTTAGAGAACTGGATGAAGCTCTGGATTTCCCTTTTTTACATTTACTTTGCGTACAGAGTAAATTCTGATTATTATAATGGAAGATACTACAAACACGGAAGCCAATGTTGTTATTGCTGTTAGTAGCACTATTGTTGTTCCGATTCGAAACAGTGCAATTGCTGGCATTGTTGTTCCAGCTGCCGCCACGTTTCACACGGTTGGTTCCGCTTTATGAACTCCACCCCAAATTAACTTTTGTAAATAATATGTATTGGCAAAACTAATAAAACCAAGGCGACTTCTTGTGCTTTGATAAAGTTTCTCTATTTCAATTTTACCTCTAATATATTCTTTTTCCCTTTTTTGCATATTTTGTAAACACCTTTTCAAATTTATATTACTAACTCTTATCAATTTTGGAAAAACACGGTAACCTAAAAAAGGAATACCTTGGTTAACTTTATTCATTTGTATTGACTTGTCTTTTATTTTCAATTTTAGGATATTAGATAAAAAATATTTTATTAAAAGAAGATCACTTTTAAGCTTATCTTTGTTCTCCGAAAATAGAATAAAATCATCCATATATCTTACATATCCCTTATATCCAAGATTTTGCTTAATATAATGATCAAGCTGATTAAGGTAAATATTGGCAAAAAATTGGGAAGTTAAATTACCCACTGGTAATCCAATTTCCTCATTATGATTCATACTTAGGTTCTGATTTTTAAGGATAATAGAACATAGATTAATTATCATAGGATCTTTAATTTTACTAGATATTAATTTCAATAAAATATTATGATCTATGTTGTTAAAGAACTTCTCAATATCCAGTTTCAAAAACCAAGGGTACTGCCGGGAATATTTTTGAACTGCTAATACAGCTAAATGCAAACCCTTACCTTTACGAGTGGCATAAGAATCCTTAATAAAAATGCTTTCAAAATAAGGTTCTATAACATTTATTAGAGAATGATGCACTAATCTGTCTCTAAAAACAGCAACGCTAATCAAACGTTCCTTAGGTTCCTTAATAGTAAAGTATCTATAGGGTTGAGGACGATAGTTTCCATTAATTAATTCCTTTTGTAATTCCCAT
Protein-coding regions in this window:
- a CDS encoding reverse transcriptase domain-containing protein, whose amino-acid sequence is MPKRVGYLWEKLTSWQNLYLAYKNACKHKKSKYETAEWMFYCEKNLWELQKELINGNYRPQPYRYFTIKEPKERLISVAVFRDRLVHHSLINVIEPYFESIFIKDSYATRKGKGLHLAVLAVQKYSRQYPWFLKLDIEKFFNNIDHNILLKLISSKIKDPMIINLCSIILKNQNLSMNHNEEIGLPVGNLTSQFFANIYLNQLDHYIKQNLGYKGYVRYMDDFILFSENKDKLKSDLLLIKYFLSNILKLKIKDKSIQMNKVNQGIPFLGYRVFPKLIRVSNINLKRCLQNMQKREKEYIRGKIEIEKLYQSTRSRLGFISFANTYYLQKLIWGGVHKAEPTV
- a CDS encoding class II aldolase/adducin family protein; the encoded protein is MTKNKDSAMLFNDVFNNVLPFRNLIMRLSKIAKVIHQQGWAEANAGNISIRISNLLLPFIRTNSWENSYPYQDWFLVSRTGSRFRDFSDEPENCLMIIGIDKEEHYFPDTAKPTSEWLCHRKLQEMNKNTNVSCLLHTHPTEVIALSHTSVFQNNKQYPQRLNEYLFEALPEIQLFLPQGIAVADYAPPGTLELAEKSCESIQDKQALIWEKHGLLVLAENIDIALDLTEVINKAAKLWLLKGLKN
- a CDS encoding metal-dependent hydrolase — encoded protein: MKLQYLGHSAFLFSDSQNRTILIDPFLTGNPLAPVKASQVKADYIILTHAHSDHIGDALTIADKRKTTIICVVELASIISKNGYNTHPLQIGGAFQFPFGKVKMVTAFHGSATSNGLYAGLAAGVVFKLDHKTIYHCGDTGIFGDMKLIGEIDKIDVLLIPIGGNYTMDIDDAVRAVSLIQPELAIPMHYNTFDLIRANPQEFVDKITANGFAGKVLKPGEELQFS
- a CDS encoding DUF6754 domain-containing protein, producing the protein MKKVILISGILFFSTLLFAQSTFFWIEDVPWDDGKALNIKANVPADTVYLQKALEDGTWETIYTGRGRSLSFTQNELNPDIKYRYRLLVPRPAFNDTIFFMAEAQPKEQWFYLHKLSYLLILLAVSIAIIYYVQNARKGKEYYIRRISGLDCIEDSIGRATEKGKPILFVPGIMDLDDIQTISSLTILSHLAHKAAEYDTEIIVPCRFSMVLSAAREVVKEAYIKAEKPDAYNQDRIFYLTDDQFGYVAGIDGIMVREQPAANFFLGSFYAESLILAETGFSTGAIQTAGTAQASQLPFFVVSCDYTLIGEELFAASAYLSRDPQQLGSLKGHDFGKLLVILLIIAGVITEMSGWHWFKAFFEGAQ